In Desulfurococcaceae archaeon MEX13E-LK6-19, the genomic window TCACTACTAGGAGACCCAGCTCTAGAACTACCAGTACCTACAGCTGTTGTCGAGAAGCCTTGGCTTGGACTCGCCTATGGATACAATGCTGTAGACTATGTTGACGCAGACCTAGTGTTCCCAGGAGACTACGGATACATACCATTCTTCAAGCCAGCAGAACCAGCAATCATCGCCCTCATGGGCGGAGGCACAACACCAGTAATTGTATATGAGAACAGGATCTATTCATGGTACTACTACCTAGACTACCACAGGCTTGTAGGATTTAATGTAACAGGAATACAGGATGGCTATGGAGTATATACAACAGTATTTGATGAAATGAAGAGCGGTAAGGTCCTCATAAAGTTCGTTGTGCCAGGATGGGGTGAACTAAGATATCAGACATTAGCAGCGGGTGTTGTAGTAAAGCCTGACAGAGTAGTTATTGGAGGACTAATAAACATTGAAGGTTATGGCCTTGATGCATTTGGTACTATAGACACTGTAGATATAGTTGTTGCTGGTAGAACTCTTGCCAGTGCTCCAGTGGATACTACGACAGGCTACTTCAACTGGTCATTAGCACTACCATACATGGCTCCAGGTGTCTACAAAGTATCAGTAGTAGCGCCAGGACTACCGCCCAGCATAGTTGATCTATTAAGTGGCTATGTTGCAGTATATAGTGATGAAGCACTAGATATAATTGTCTCAGCACCTGTGGTTGCTGAAGTAGGCGAAGTGGTACCAGTAGCAATTGCGACACTCTACAAAGGACAGCCTGTTGACGCGGTACTCCTCGTGAAAGTAACTGATCCTGAGGGTGTTGAGAAAAGCATTGTTGCCGTACCAGTCACCACAGGAGTATACACTGTAGAACTAAATGTTACGGAGACAGGTCTCTACAGACTAGAAGTTGTAGCTTCATACATAACGCCGACAACTGAATCCTACGGCTACAAGAGTGTTAGCATAACAGCTGTAGACAAGCTCTACACAATCGGGGCATCATTTGATCAAACTATGGAGCTCATAAGACTAGTTAATGCAACACTAAGCAGCGGTATAACGGATATAATCAACAGGATTACAGTGCTAGACAACAGGACAGTTATCATTGATACTAAACTAGGTGAGATCAAGGGCATGCTAGTAGAAATCAATGACAACGTACTCGCAGTCAATACAACAGCTGGACTAATACTAGTGAAACTAGACGAACTAGAGAATGAGCTAAAGAGCGATATCAGTAATGCTAAACAAGAAGTACTAAGTGAGATCGATGAGAAAGCACAAGAACTAAAAGACGTAATTACTTCATCTACACAAGAACTAAAGACAAAGATCAACGAGACATCACAAGACGTATTAACTGTTGGAAAGAAAGTAGATCAGTTGACAACAATAGTAGAAGCAATGACAGCAATAGCCTACATACTAATCATTGGAGCAGGTATAGCAGCTGCAAGGAGAGGCTAATCACTAGGAAAAAGTTTTTACTCAATCACAAGTCTTTTTTCCACGATAACATAATTTTCTCTTCTAGATTAGGTTCTAGATTAGGCTCCTCTCACTTCCTGTCATGGTTGTTGTGACAAATACGTCATTGTAGCCGGGTACTATGTGCCTGCTATAGCATAGATTGTCCTTGTGAGAAACATGAGCGTTACAGTCATGGCTAGGAAACTCATGATCATTATGGTAGTACTACTTGGTTTAACTACGGCTATAATGCCAGTTAATTCGTGTTTTGACCCAGTTATACTGTTTTCATCACTTGTTATCCCATACTGGATTGAAACACTACACTACATAAGAACATTCAAACAATTAATCGACTAGATGACAATACTTTTAGTGAAAATTATCGAAAAGACTGAATCCGATAAGACTTATATATAAGAATATGTTACTTTTAATGTTCGGTGAGCATTATTGGTTATTCGAATGGAATTGAGTGGGTAAAAGAATTCTTCATCAAGAAGGGGAGACTATTTCTCAAAGTACTGGATTCTAAATGGGAAACAGCCGAGATAGAAGCCGGGCAAGTAGCGAGACTTCTCGAGAACATTGGAGTAGACAAGGGGTCTACAATACTTGATCTAGGCTGTGGTAATGGGCGTATAGCAATCAACCTAGCAAAATTAGGATATAGAGTAGTAGGTGTCGACATATCGCCTGTATTCATAGAGGACGCTAGAAAGAAAGCTAAGGAACATGGTGTCGAAGATAAAGTAGAGTTCCTTACAGGAGATGCCAGAGAACTCGATAAAGTACTTGGAGACAAGTTATTTGATGCAACAATAATGTATTGGACAACCATACTAGGCTATTATCTTGACAAGAAGACCGACGTAATGATCCTTAGGAATATATGGAAGGTTACCAAGCCCGAGGGATACCTCCTCATACTAAACCATGCAGGACTAGAACTGGTATCTTTCAGAAACGGATTCTGTGGAGCAGCATCCTACATGAGCGAGCTAGATGAAGAAACAGTTATGGTTGAAAAACCAGAACTCGACCCGACCACAGCGACCATAAAGAATACATGGACATTCTACAAGAAAGAAGGAAAAGACCTGAAGTACATAGATGAAATAAGCTTTGAACTAAGAGTATATGCCTTCCATGAGATAATAGAGATGGCGAAAGAAGCTGGATGGAGTTTCCATTCAGCATACCGAGACATAATGACGCTACGTCCATACAGACCGGGGCTAAGCAGTATAAACATAGTACTACAAAAGAAGACTCAGCAATAACTAGTAGTCTATTGAAGGCTATATCAAGTTATTTCATTTAATATTTTTTCTATTTCACTAAACAACGAATTCGGGCTTGAAACTACTTTCACTCCGCTAATACTCTTTAGCTTCATTATGTTCTCTACATCAAGTTTCCGAGGTCTCACTTTTATCTCCTCCCAACACTTTATCGCATTGTATTTACAGTATCTCGTACACTCCATGCAGCCTATACACTTACTCAAATCTATTCTCACAGCACCATCAACTATCTCTAGGGCATTAACAGGACAATGACTTACTGGAGGACAGTTTTCTTCAATACGATACATACATGTACTTTGGTCTACATAGCATGGTGTATAACTTACAGCATATCCATCAGGGCCCGGAAGATCTGTCGGCAAAATTATTACTGGTACATCGCTCTTTGTTGCTTGAGCGAAAACAGCCGTAGGCAATGTATCTGCTATCCCATAGACTATTTTTGCTACCGTATTAGCTGTTGCTGGTGCAAGCACTAATAGTTTATAACGTTTCATATTAAATCTACCAATATAATAGAAGCCCTTGTCGCCGACAAGAAGTTCTTCATAATATCCTCCAGGCGATATCTCCTTGAGTAAATGAAGTACGCCATAGATCCTGGCGACTTCATAACCCCATTTGCTTGCGAAAATTGTTATTTTTAATGAATACTTTTTCTTTAGTCTAAGAAAACCCTCAGCAAGCTCTCTAATATATGATCCACCGCCAGTAACAGCCCATGCTATATTGGTCATGCAGTAATCCTCCAGTAAAATGTCTCTTGGACATGCTTTTATTATTATAGTTGCTAAAATAAGTTTGTTTAACAGGAGGTGGAGTATCCTGAGGATCTTGCTTATCACTGGGAAGCAAGCTGAAGAAATCGTCCGCAGGATTGTTGCGAGTACTGGTACTAAACACGATGTTGACGTACTCGCCTTACCAGTATCAGTGATAGCTCTCGTCTCAACAGATTTTATTGCCAAACAACTGGCCAAACAGGGTATTAAGAAAGAGGACTACGACTTAATCATAATCCCCGGGCTTTGTAGGGGTTCGGCAAAAGTAATCGAGGAAATTACTGGAATAAAAGCCGTCAAGGGTACACTGTATGCAGCTGACCTACCATTAATTCTCTCTATGGAGGATCCCGGTAAGCTTTCCCCAGATAAGCCCGCTGATGACATTATAAAAGATCTAGTTGTTGAGAGAAACAAGAATATTCTTAGAGAACTTGAAGAGAAACTGGCTAAGAATCCTGGAAGCCGCATTAAAGTAGGATCCATTATGGTGCCTAGAAGCCCGCCTCCAATAAGAGTCATGGCAGAGGTTAGTGATTGCCATTTATTGAGTAAAGAAGAAATTCTCAAGAAGATACAGAAACTCGTCAGTAGTGGAGCTGATATTGTCAGTATCGGTTTTGAAGCAGGTAATCCGAGGTCCGACAGAGTTTATGAAGTAGTGAGATTCTTGAAGAAAGAAATCAGTACACCAATCGCAATAGACTCCATTATACCATCAGAGATCAAGAGCGCTCTTAAAGCTGGAGTAGATATGGTGCTCAGCATAGAAGCTGGCAATGTAGATAAAGTAGCTGATTACCTTGGCGAGACACCTTATGTCGCTATACCCTATGATTCGTCTCGAAACTATATACCAGGAGAACCCATGGAGAGAATAAAGCTTTTAGAATACGTCATAAAGAAAGCACATGAGCACGGTGCTGTTAACACTATAGGAGACTTGATTCTAGACCCACCTATCGTCGGGAAAACACTGGGATCGCTTGTAGCGTACATGGAGTTTAAGAAGAGACATCCCAGTATACCATTGATGATGGGTATTGGTAATGTCAGTGAACTCATGGACGCCGATACTGTTGGCGTAAATGCTCTCCTTGTAATGCTTGGGCTGGAAGCAGGGGTTAGCATTATGCTTGTTGTAGAAAAGAGTGTTAAGGCACAAGGATCAACATTAGAGACTAAAATAGCTTCGCAAATGGCTTCACTAGCATATATGAGGAAATCCCCTCCAAAAGACCTTGGTATAGACCTGCTCATACTTAAGGACAAGAGGAGAATAGATATGGCTATAGATACGGCTAATGCAAAGGTTGTTGATGTAGTTGAGGAGAAGAAAGAGTACAAACTAGATCCAATGGGGTTCTTCAAGATAAGAGTGAACCATGAGGCGGAGACTATAGAAGCACTCTATACTGGTAGGAAAGGAAAAATACTAATCAGAGGAAAAACAGCTAGAGCAATCAGAGACTATATTCTCGAGCAAGAACTAGTATCAACATTGAGTCACGCGTTCTACCTTGGTATAGAGCTTGGAAAAGCCGAAGAAGCACTTACAATACACAAGAACTACTACCAGGAAAAACCATTGTTCACAAAAAAGAAACCATTAGATATTTGATCCATCTCTAAATATAGGCTTTACTCAGACTCTAAAGTTTACACCAAGCTTCTTCAGAGCATCCTCTTTTATGGACTTCTTGTAAGCTTCGTATATTCTTTTCTGAGCACTTTTTAGTTGTGGGTGATAAACGTAATCGAGGACTGTTCCTTTAGCTTCAAGAATCTTCATGTGTTTGATAAGGCTATTGAATACTCCGCCTGCTATACCCTCACCTATTATCGCGTATCCCTGGGCAGCTTCTTTTGATATTTTTGCCCCGGGCAAGCCCTGGATTTTCGATACGGGAGCTATTTCGCTAAGCCTATTGGTGAGATCCCTGTAGATCTCCTTGTATCGTGTAAGCCTGCCTGATACAAGTATTTCACGTGGTTTCTTCACTACATGATTAACTGCCTTGACGTTCTTTACGAGAGACTCCATCATGGACTCATATGCATCACTACAAATACTTTCTTTATCCTTTTTCTTAAGGAATTCCTCAATACTGTAAGTACCACATATATCTGCCACGCCTCCATGGAAGACATCTGTCCTACTCCATGTTCTCCCGGCTACAGCAAGCTCAGCATCAATAGGGCCTATGGTGAGGAATCCTGTTGGAGTCAATGTACCCCCTAGACCATCCACTATCCTACCGTTCTCAACACCTATGACGGCATTGTATCCAAAACCCATTTCAACAAGTATGAAACTAACATCATCATAACTGATCCCAAGTCTCTTGGCTTGATCATAGACTCCTAGGACTGCTATCGCCATTTTGTCAGCAGTACCCATATCAAGCTTATTGATCTTCCTATGCCTA contains:
- a CDS encoding methyltransferase domain-containing protein; its protein translation is MSIIGYSNGIEWVKEFFIKKGRLFLKVLDSKWETAEIEAGQVARLLENIGVDKGSTILDLGCGNGRIAINLAKLGYRVVGVDISPVFIEDARKKAKEHGVEDKVEFLTGDARELDKVLGDKLFDATIMYWTTILGYYLDKKTDVMILRNIWKVTKPEGYLLILNHAGLELVSFRNGFCGAASYMSELDEETVMVEKPELDPTTATIKNTWTFYKKEGKDLKYIDEISFELRVYAFHEIIEMAKEAGWSFHSAYRDIMTLRPYRPGLSSINIVLQKKTQQ
- a CDS encoding 4Fe-4S binding protein; the protein is MTNIAWAVTGGGSYIRELAEGFLRLKKKYSLKITIFASKWGYEVARIYGVLHLLKEISPGGYYEELLVGDKGFYYIGRFNMKRYKLLVLAPATANTVAKIVYGIADTLPTAVFAQATKSDVPVIILPTDLPGPDGYAVSYTPCYVDQSTCMYRIEENCPPVSHCPVNALEIVDGAVRIDLSKCIGCMECTRYCKYNAIKCWEEIKVRPRKLDVENIMKLKSISGVKVVSSPNSLFSEIEKILNEIT
- a CDS encoding dihydropteroate synthase-like protein, coding for MFNRRWSILRILLITGKQAEEIVRRIVASTGTKHDVDVLALPVSVIALVSTDFIAKQLAKQGIKKEDYDLIIIPGLCRGSAKVIEEITGIKAVKGTLYAADLPLILSMEDPGKLSPDKPADDIIKDLVVERNKNILRELEEKLAKNPGSRIKVGSIMVPRSPPPIRVMAEVSDCHLLSKEEILKKIQKLVSSGADIVSIGFEAGNPRSDRVYEVVRFLKKEISTPIAIDSIIPSEIKSALKAGVDMVLSIEAGNVDKVADYLGETPYVAIPYDSSRNYIPGEPMERIKLLEYVIKKAHEHGAVNTIGDLILDPPIVGKTLGSLVAYMEFKKRHPSIPLMMGIGNVSELMDADTVGVNALLVMLGLEAGVSIMLVVEKSVKAQGSTLETKIASQMASLAYMRKSPPKDLGIDLLILKDKRRIDMAIDTANAKVVDVVEEKKEYKLDPMGFFKIRVNHEAETIEALYTGRKGKILIRGKTARAIRDYILEQELVSTLSHAFYLGIELGKAEEALTIHKNYYQEKPLFTKKKPLDI
- a CDS encoding DUF1464 family protein translates to MARALGIDPGTKSFDLVLVDGELVVWEKSIETSEIARNPMVLVEAINEAGEYDLVAGPSGYGTPIVCNEDIVDPRVFALEILLLTPSSDVEEGVRRGDPGMMVYKALADVVEALWRSRGKVCYIPSVILLPTIPRHRKINKLDMGTADKMAIAVLGVYDQAKRLGISYDDVSFILVEMGFGYNAVIGVENGRIVDGLGGTLTPTGFLTIGPIDAELAVAGRTWSRTDVFHGGVADICGTYSIEEFLKKKDKESICSDAYESMMESLVKNVKAVNHVVKKPREILVSGRLTRYKEIYRDLTNRLSEIAPVSKIQGLPGAKISKEAAQGYAIIGEGIAGGVFNSLIKHMKILEAKGTVLDYVYHPQLKSAQKRIYEAYKKSIKEDALKKLGVNFRV